From the genome of Pseudomonas yamanorum, one region includes:
- a CDS encoding peptidase C39 family protein, protein MGLAACTSHPKPTSIPGLPESVELKGVPAFRGETYLGGPAALASMLSQQGIVITPGLLDKPLHLPGAEADLERNMQVLAREYGMLVYPLEDQLPALLAQVAAGYPVMARITQGSTFWAGPRYVVVVGYNKQKSMVLLRSGLARRMPMDFSAFESAWKDGGKWAVLIQRPTQLPVKVDAQRWQQAASATAQAGQEQAAAQAVKTLASQAN, encoded by the coding sequence ATGGGGCTGGCGGCCTGCACCTCGCATCCAAAACCCACGAGCATCCCGGGCCTGCCGGAGAGCGTCGAACTCAAGGGCGTGCCGGCGTTTCGCGGCGAGACTTACCTCGGTGGCCCAGCCGCTCTGGCCAGCATGCTGTCCCAACAAGGCATTGTGATTACACCGGGGTTATTGGATAAGCCACTGCATTTGCCGGGTGCTGAAGCGGACCTTGAGCGCAACATGCAGGTGCTGGCCCGTGAATACGGGATGTTGGTGTACCCGCTGGAAGATCAGTTGCCGGCGCTGCTGGCACAGGTCGCGGCCGGGTACCCGGTGATGGCGCGTATCACCCAGGGCTCGACCTTCTGGGCCGGGCCGCGGTATGTGGTGGTGGTGGGGTACAACAAGCAGAAGAGCATGGTGTTGCTGCGTTCAGGCTTGGCGCGACGCATGCCGATGGATTTCAGCGCGTTTGAGTCGGCGTGGAAAGACGGCGGCAAGTGGGCGGTACTGATTCAGCGGCCCACCCAGTTGCCGGTCAAGGTCGACGCCCAGCGCTGGCAGCAGGCTGCCAGCGCCACGGCCCAGGCGGGCCAGGAACAGGCCGCGGCCCAGGCGGTCAAGACACTGGCCAGTCAGGCCAACTAA
- the folD gene encoding bifunctional methylenetetrahydrofolate dehydrogenase/methenyltetrahydrofolate cyclohydrolase FolD — protein sequence MTAQLIDGKSIAASLRQQIAKRVAERSQQGLRTPGLAVILVGSDPASQVYVSHKRKDCEEVGFISKAYDLDSDTTQQALTDLIDSLNDDPAIDGILLQLPLPEHLDASKLLERIRPDKDVDGFHPYNVGRLAQRIPLLRPCTPKGIMTLLESTGVDLYGLDAVVVGASNIVGRPMAMELLLAGCTVTVTHRFTKDLAGHVGRADLVVVAAGKPGLVKGEWIKEGAIVIDVGINRQDDGKLVGDVVYETALPRAGWITPVPGGVGPMTRACLLENTLYAAETLHG from the coding sequence ATGACTGCACAACTTATCGACGGCAAATCAATCGCCGCCAGCCTGCGCCAGCAGATCGCCAAACGAGTCGCCGAGCGCAGCCAACAAGGCCTGCGCACGCCGGGCCTCGCGGTGATCCTGGTCGGCAGCGATCCTGCCTCTCAGGTTTATGTCTCGCACAAGCGTAAAGACTGTGAAGAGGTCGGCTTTATTTCAAAAGCCTACGACTTGGATTCCGACACCACCCAGCAGGCCCTCACCGACCTGATCGACAGCCTCAACGACGATCCGGCCATCGACGGCATCCTGCTGCAGCTGCCCTTGCCCGAGCACCTGGACGCGTCGAAACTGCTCGAACGCATCCGCCCGGACAAAGACGTCGACGGCTTCCACCCTTATAACGTCGGTCGCCTGGCCCAGCGTATCCCGCTGCTGCGCCCGTGCACCCCGAAGGGCATCATGACCCTGCTGGAAAGCACCGGCGTCGACCTGTATGGCCTGGATGCAGTCGTTGTCGGCGCATCAAACATCGTCGGTCGCCCGATGGCCATGGAACTGCTGCTGGCCGGCTGCACCGTGACCGTCACCCACCGCTTCACCAAGGACCTGGCGGGCCACGTTGGCCGCGCCGACCTGGTGGTAGTCGCCGCCGGCAAGCCGGGCCTGGTCAAGGGTGAGTGGATCAAGGAAGGCGCCATCGTCATCGACGTAGGCATCAACCGCCAGGACGACGGCAAGCTGGTGGGCGACGTGGTGTACGAAACCGCCCTGCCCCGCGCTGGCTGGATCACCCCGGTCCCGGGCGGCGTTGGCCCGATGACCCGTGCCTGCCTGCTGGAAAATACCCTGTACGCAGCCGAAACCCTGCACGGCTAA
- the pbpG gene encoding D-alanyl-D-alanine endopeptidase, whose protein sequence is MKIHLSIISLFFAFTGTFASASETTMAPRDMSTLHIASGSAMVVDLQTNKVIYASNPDVIVPIASVSKLMTGLIVLEAKQNMDEYIDINIKDTPEMKGVFSRVKIGSEMPRKEMLLIALMSSENRAAASLAHHYPGGYPAFIAAMNAKAKALGMTSTHYVEPTGLSIHNVSTARDLSKLLAAARKYPMLSQLSTTKEKTVSFRKPNYTLGFSNTDHLINRANWDIKLTKTGFTNQAGHCLVLVTSMGNRPVSLVILDAFGKFTHFADAGRIRSWVETGKSGSVPDVALRYKADKNLKNRPRANVQVTESR, encoded by the coding sequence GTGAAAATTCATCTTTCCATCATCAGCCTATTTTTTGCATTTACAGGCACCTTCGCGAGCGCCAGTGAAACCACCATGGCCCCCCGCGACATGTCCACCCTGCACATCGCTTCCGGCAGTGCGATGGTGGTAGACCTGCAGACCAACAAAGTCATCTATGCCAGCAACCCGGATGTCATCGTGCCGATCGCCTCAGTGAGCAAACTGATGACCGGCCTGATCGTGCTGGAAGCCAAGCAAAACATGGACGAGTACATCGACATCAACATCAAGGACACGCCAGAGATGAAAGGCGTGTTCTCCCGGGTCAAGATCGGCAGCGAGATGCCGCGTAAAGAGATGTTGCTGATTGCCCTGATGTCCTCGGAAAACCGCGCCGCCGCCAGCCTGGCCCACCACTACCCGGGCGGCTACCCGGCCTTTATCGCGGCGATGAACGCCAAGGCCAAGGCGCTGGGCATGACCAGCACCCACTATGTAGAGCCCACCGGCCTGTCGATCCACAACGTGTCCACCGCCCGTGACTTGAGCAAACTGCTGGCCGCTGCACGCAAGTACCCGATGCTCAGCCAGTTGAGTACCACCAAGGAAAAGACCGTCTCGTTCCGCAAACCCAACTACACCCTGGGTTTCTCCAACACTGACCACCTGATCAACCGCGCCAACTGGGACATCAAGCTGACCAAGACTGGCTTCACCAACCAGGCCGGCCACTGCCTGGTGCTGGTGACCAGCATGGGCAATCGCCCGGTGTCGCTGGTGATCCTCGATGCCTTCGGCAAATTCACCCACTTTGCCGATGCCGGGCGCATCCGCAGCTGGGTCGAAACCGGCAAGAGCGGCTCGGTGCCAGACGTCGCATTGCGCTACAAGGCTGACAAAAACCTGAAGAACCGTCCACGGGCGAATGTTCAGGTCACCGAATCCCGCTGA